In Triticum aestivum cultivar Chinese Spring chromosome 5B, IWGSC CS RefSeq v2.1, whole genome shotgun sequence, the following proteins share a genomic window:
- the LOC123112265 gene encoding purine permease 1 isoform X1: protein MEEEATSQRRAQQPACKNDSTKQLPSSAGAKPLRHNPLLVVNFILMAVGSACGPLLLRAYFLHGGTRKWLSSLLTTAGWPLLLAPLSVSILSRRRHNRYGDTATRLFLMSPRLLVATVAVGLMTGLDDFLYAYGLAYLPVSTSSILVSTQLAFTAAFALLLVRQRFTAFSVIAVVLISVGAAMLGMNAGGGRPAGVTRVQYYAGFGMTLGAAALYGLVLPVVELSQARHAARAGAAVTYTLVMEMQIVIGFTATAFSAVGMLVNNDFQILVPNEVQMP from the coding sequence ATGGAGGAGGAAGCAACATCCCAGCGCCGCGCGCAGCAGCCAGCATGCAAGAATGACAGCACCAAGCAGCTCCCTAGCAGCGCCGGCGCTAAAccgctccgccacaaccccctcctcGTCGTCAACTTCATCCTCATGGCCGTCGGTTCGGCGTGCGGCCCGCTCCTCCTCCGCGCCTACTTCCTCCACGGCGGGACCCGCAAGTGGCTCTCCAGCCTGCTCACGACTGCCGGTTGGCCGCTCCTGCTCGCGCCGCTCAGCGTCTCCATTCTCTCCCGCCGCCGGCACAACAGATACGGCGACACGGCCACGCGGCTCTTCCTCATGTCGCCCCGCCTCCTGGTAGCGACCGTCGCCGTCGGCCTCATGACCGGCCTCGACGACTTCCTCTACGCCTACGGGCTGGCATACCTCCCGGTGTCCACCTCCTCCATCCTCGTCTCCACGCAGCTGGCCTTCACGGCCGCCTTCGCGCTGCTGCTCGTGCGCCAGCGGTTCACGGCCTTCTCCGTGATCGCCGTTGTGCTGATCAGCGTCGGCGCCGCCATGCTGGGGATGAACGCCGGAGGGGGCCGCCCCGCGGGGGTGACCCGGGTGCAGTACTACGCCGGGTTCGGCATGACGCTGGGCGCCGCAGCGCTGTACGGCCTCGTGCTGCCCGTCGTGGAGCTCAGCCAGGCGAGGCACGCAGCTCGCGCAGGTGCGGCCGTCACGTACACTCTTGTCATGGAGATGCAGATCGTGATCGGCTTCACCGCCACGGCCTTCAGCGCCGTCGGGATGCTTGTGAACAACGATTTCCA
- the LOC123112265 gene encoding purine permease 1 isoform X2, protein MEEEATSQRRAQQPACKNDSTKQLPSSAGAKPLRHNPLLVVNFILMAVGSACGPLLLRAYFLHGGTRKWLSSLLTTAGWPLLLAPLSVSILSRRRHNRYGDTATRLFLMSPRLLVATVAVGLMTGLDDFLYAYGLAYLPVSTSSILVSTQLAFTAAFALLLVRQRFTAFSVIAVVLISVGAAMLGMNAGGGRPAGVTRVQYYAGFGMTLGAAALYGLVLPVVELSQARHAARAGAAVTYTLVMEMQIVIGFTATAFSAVGMLVNNDFQ, encoded by the coding sequence ATGGAGGAGGAAGCAACATCCCAGCGCCGCGCGCAGCAGCCAGCATGCAAGAATGACAGCACCAAGCAGCTCCCTAGCAGCGCCGGCGCTAAAccgctccgccacaaccccctcctcGTCGTCAACTTCATCCTCATGGCCGTCGGTTCGGCGTGCGGCCCGCTCCTCCTCCGCGCCTACTTCCTCCACGGCGGGACCCGCAAGTGGCTCTCCAGCCTGCTCACGACTGCCGGTTGGCCGCTCCTGCTCGCGCCGCTCAGCGTCTCCATTCTCTCCCGCCGCCGGCACAACAGATACGGCGACACGGCCACGCGGCTCTTCCTCATGTCGCCCCGCCTCCTGGTAGCGACCGTCGCCGTCGGCCTCATGACCGGCCTCGACGACTTCCTCTACGCCTACGGGCTGGCATACCTCCCGGTGTCCACCTCCTCCATCCTCGTCTCCACGCAGCTGGCCTTCACGGCCGCCTTCGCGCTGCTGCTCGTGCGCCAGCGGTTCACGGCCTTCTCCGTGATCGCCGTTGTGCTGATCAGCGTCGGCGCCGCCATGCTGGGGATGAACGCCGGAGGGGGCCGCCCCGCGGGGGTGACCCGGGTGCAGTACTACGCCGGGTTCGGCATGACGCTGGGCGCCGCAGCGCTGTACGGCCTCGTGCTGCCCGTCGTGGAGCTCAGCCAGGCGAGGCACGCAGCTCGCGCAGGTGCGGCCGTCACGTACACTCTTGTCATGGAGATGCAGATCGTGATCGGCTTCACCGCCACGGCCTTCAGCGCCGTCGGGATGCTTGTGAACAACGATTTCCA